The Agaribacterium sp. ZY112 genome includes the window GATCAGCGATAACCGTACTACCCGCGCGACCACCCGCCGCCGCAGTTAAGCTGCCATCTGCATCCAAAATAACCGAAGGCATTGTTTTACCAATCGCAGTGTAATTCGAGAAGGTACCTTGCGGGCCAGCAAAGCTAAGACTAGATGCCGAGCCATCATTTTCAAAGGAGGTATTACGCATCACAAAATGAGTATGCCGAATAGCAATTGATTCTGTACGGAACATATGCGCGTTAGCTGCAGAGAAACCCGCAAAGTGAGAACCATCTAATGTATTCGCACCATCGTAAAAGCTATGACCGGTAACGATTTGGCTTGGATCACTATTACCTCGGCTATGCCCCACATAAAGTGTATCGGTAATGCGCTGTGTAAAGGTAATAAAGGTACTAATAAAATTATCAGCAAAGAAAATATTACTGAAATTACCTGTGCGCGCGCGATGGTAAATACCGGTGGTGTGTTTGTAGGCTGTGTAATTATCTACCTGCGGTTCGACACTTGGACGATAAGCATCACCATCAAATCGAGCTTTTAAGGTAGCACCAACGTCCACAGCAATATCACTACCGCGATCAAAGTTCAGGCCGATAGGCGAAGAGTGGGAAGAGTTATAAGAAAACTCCCCCAGATTAACTCGATCGGGTTGCACGCCATTATATTGAGGGTCATTTGCCGAAGCACCCACTGCTCGCTGAGGGAATAGAAACCAGAAACCTGTGCCTTCTGAACCTGCTGAAACATTACCAATCCAGGTATTATCTGGATTAGTCATCCAATAGCCTGCCGAGTTAAGAAAGCGAGTAGGGTTCTGACCTACGTGATCGTGGGTATCCACCAAAAAAGGATCCGCAATTTCTGCTGCAGTATCTCCGCCTACTTTATGAATACCAAAACTAATATTTGAAAGGAAGCTGTTACCCGTTTCAACAGCGTCTTCCATAAAAAAGCCATGACCATGAATATCATGCAAAACCACATCTTGAATTAACAGGTTGTGAGTACCGTGTACAGTAACACCACGGTTATTTGAATTAGTGATAGAGACACCACGCAACACATCACCTAAGCGATCGCCGGCCAAATGCCAATGCATTGGGTAGCGCCCCAAACGACCTGTTTGCCCCATACCATGAAGCCGAACACTGTCTATCGTAACTTGGCCAGCAGAGCCCATAACCATAATGTTCCCACCAACACCTTCGCTTTGGCCCGCATTAAATCGAGCGCGGTCACCAAAACGGTTATCAGTATCTTGTGATGCTAGCCCCTGAATAACCACATTACGACTCAGCAAAGCAACTTCCGCACGCATATCGATCGTGCGACTATTGTCTCCTGAGCCATATGTTTCTTTCTCACCATAATGCCTATGATCTAGGGCTTCATTCAAGGTTATTTCCGTATTGCTATTACCTAGATCCCTCAACGCACTTATCGTACGAACCTCTTCATCTGCATAGTCAGTAGAACTACTCGCAATAACAATTTGATCACCGACCTCCCAATTTAAGCTACCGTCTGACGACGCGGAGTAATTACCATCGTAGTTACGCTCGATAATATTTCGGACATATATCGTACTTGAACCAGCCTCTGCGGTTGCAGCCAAACGAGTAAAGCTAAGCTTGTCCTTACCATAAAACTGTAAGCGGCCACCTCCTGCAGCCATAATAAAACCGTTATTATCATTTACCTGCATGCTACCGCTGGCTGTTTCAATCTGCCAATCAAGCAGTGGATCAGCACCAGTAAGAGTTAAAGTGAAGTTAGCTTCATCATACGGATTAGCTTCACTGCCAATTTCAAAGCGGCCATTAGAGTTCACGTGAATCCAATCTGTATCAAGTGAAAAATTAGCATTCGCTTGCTCCCCCACTTTAAGTACACCCTGAACCACAACACCATGTGCTGCCGAGCTTCCCCCCCAGAGAGTGACCGTTTTCCCCTGTGGAATAATCGCGCGCTTATTCGCGTTTGGAACACCATTACTCCAAGTTGAAGCCTGCCCCCAAGGACCACTTGTCATAGCCGTAGTTGGCTCATCATTATCTGGTGACGGACTCGGTGAAGGCGACGGACTTGGTGAAGGCGACGGACTTGGCGAAGGTGACGGACTTGGCGAAGGCGACGGGCTTGGCGAAGGCAACAAGCTTGGCGAAGGCGACGGACTTGGCGAAGGCGACGGACTTGGCGAAGGCGACGGCAACAAGCTCGGTAAAGGCAACGGACTTGGCGCTAAAGACATACTTGGAGATGGCAGCGGGCTCGGAGTTGACGACATAATCGGAGACGGACTCGGTGATGCTATCGGAAGCTGCGAGGGACTCGATGATGGCATCACTGTTGGAGCAACAGACGGCAATACTGATGGAGCTACAGATGGTATAACCGATGGATTTACAACAGGAGTCTGATTGGGGCTAGGAGTAGAAGAAGGTGCTTCAGGAGCCAACGAACCACCACTGCCCCCCCCACAAGCACTGATAGTTAATGCTAAAATTCCTAACAACGATAAGTGTTTCATACTTCTGTTTCCGTAATACTAAAATACAGTTTATTACTGGTATTTCGATCAGCAACAAAGATCAAAGCCTTAAAGCCCAGTCTTATAAAGTCACAATATGAGAGTTTGAAGAGCAGCGCGATAAACGCATAATTTACTATTTAAATTTTAATTCCAAAGCATATTAATTTCTGTGCACCCTGCCTTAGTTTGAACATTAAAAATGCCTAAATAGCCAATATAAAATTGACAAGCTAAACAACCAGGAAGGCGGACACGCAGCCGGACAACCTTCGGACAAAAACAAGCGTGAAGCAGGGAAGCCAACGAAAAGTGCCTAAAAGATCACTTAGATAGCATAATTAGCCGAAGGGCAATATAACCGAAGAAGAAATGAAATCAAAAGACTAAAAAATCATATGCTTTTTTCTTAAGGAAGCCCTTAAACACTTAACCTTAATACTTAGAAAAATCACTAAAAAAATAATAAAGCCCTATTAAATAATAGGCGTTTCTGTTTTTTAACAAGCGTAAAAATAAGAGCTAAAGCTTGACTTCTTCACGCTTCAGCTCTTAAAAAAACCTAATTAAACACAGAGATCAGATAGGTTTCTTAAACACCAAGGTAAAACGATCCGTATTACCTGCCACCGTTTTCCTACCGACTTCATAACGAAGCTCATCATCCGCTCGGTAAAACATGTCTGAGCTCTTATCTAAAACAAAACCTGCGGCTTGGGCTTCCAGAATGACATCCACTGGGTCTTCACGGCGATAGTTTTCATATGTATCTTTTTGCATATGTCGACGGGTATGATCAATAACAACATAGCGACCACCTGGCTTTAAGGCCTTAAAAGCCTGCTTATTAAAAACCATACGGTCCCCACCCGAAAAGTTATGGTATTCCCGAATACATAAGAGCATATCAACATCTCTAACCGGTAACTCAAAACGCCCAAAGATAAAACTCATGGACTCATTACTCCAATTAATATCAACAGGAAGTTTTTTTACCGATGCCAATGGCTTTTCTTTGAGTAACGGATCTAAAAAATCCAACCATTCTTTCCTATACGCAATATAAAGTTCTCCTTTATCCTTCAAAAGAGGACCTAGTATTTTTGTATACCAGCCATCACCCGGGCCAAATTCAAGCACCTTCATATCGGGTTTCAAACCTATAAAGTCAAGCGCAGAAACGGGATTTCTATTATTATCTCGCGCCCTATCCTCATCCGTTCGATGAGGCATATCCATAACCATCTGAACTTCTTTTTGAAACTCATTTAGAGACCAATCTTGAGCGACTACAGGGTTACCAAAAGATAGCAAAGCACTTAATCCGACCAAAGCAACATACTCTTTTTTCATGGTTATTTCCTTTTTATATGGGAGTTGATTTTCATGAAAATTTATTCAAAGAAACGATCAATAACTAAAGCGCAAACTTATAAAACGACAGTTCTTTATCTTCCCTAGTTACGATCATTATTTTTTTCATAAAACAATAAGAAACAAGCCCAGAAAGCATATAACCAAAGGCTATTCCGGCATATAAACCCGGCATATCGGCCAAGTAATAACCGGCTAAGGAAGAAGGCAAAACACAGAAAAATACTCTAACAATAGAAAGCAAGAAAGCTGAAAATGAATGGCCCATCGCATTCAGTACAGAGCTAGAGACGATGGCAACCCCCAAACCACACAAGCTGACGGGCACACTAATAAGGTAACAACGTACTAAAACTTGAACATCAAGCTCTGTACCAAACTGCTCACTAAGCTGATAAGAAAAAAGATATAGAACAAAAGCAAGCCCCAGCTGCAACCACAAAACAAAATGCAAGCAGCTTAGTACCACATTGATAGTGCGCGCCTTTAAACCAGCAGCCCAGTTCTGACCAACAAATACAGGCAGTGCTACAGAAAACACCATCGGTACTATTAAAAGAAATGGCTCTAACCGAGAAACCAAACCAAAGCTAGCGACCGAGCTTGCACCAGAACGTGCAGCTAAAGCGGTCAACACGGATAATACAAGGGGGAGGCTTACATTAGTTAGAAACGATGGTAGGGCGACATAAGAAACAGCCCTTATGTTCGAACCAAAGTTTCGCACAGAAAAAACCAGATATTTCTTTCTTAGCAATAAGTAAAAACACACAACACATATAAAGGTATTACTTATCAGGTGCCCCCAGCCAACACCCACCAGAGCCATAGCTTCTTGCTTAAAAGGCCCCAGCTCAAAACCCAAAACAAGCAAATAGTCCAGCGACATGCTTAACAGAGCCCATACACACAACAGTACTGAAGCTAACTTAACCTGAGCAACAGCTCTAAATACTGATATCGCAGTTAAGCTTAAAAGCGAAGGGATAAACGCAAGATAGCGTAGAAACATATAACTTGTGATTTGCTCTCGTGTATCAGTGCGCTTTAAAGCACTCAGCTCTAGAGAGCTCAACCCCAAACCATCGAACAGTCTGTCATTCACACTAAACAAAAACAAAGACACAAACAATGCAAAGAAAGCAGAGATCAACAGAGAATGGCTAATCAAATACCTGCTTTTATCAAAGTCTTTCTCTCCCACAGCCTTACTTACACATGCAACAACAGCAATACTCAAACATACATTTAAGGAAAAAAGAAAATGACTAACAGGTACAGTAAAACCTTGTGCAAGCAACAACTCAGGATAAAAACGAGATATAAGATAACTATCAAAACAATCTAATAATAACAGGGTCAAAATCGCTGGAAGCAAAGTCAAACTCAAGGAGCTTATTACCCTTACAGCTCTATCGGTTAAAATCCAGTTATGCTTTTCTAGTTGCTCAAGATAGTCCATAGCGCCACGTTATTCCCTGTAAGCCTACCCGCTCCAATCTAAATAGCCCTGATCTAAACAAGCCTAATAACTACAAGCATACGAGTACTTAAGTGAGTGAAATAGCCATAGTCTGTAAAATCTACTTACCGTTTTTTTACATAAAATTTACAAAAAATGGCGATTTAAAGGGTAAGATTGAAGCATCGCTTTTAGCGCTAGAGCTTAACGTTAAGCTCCACACAATAAGATAGTCAGTTACAAACCTACGGAAATACTAGAATATAGGACTCAAATGAGCGACAAGGCATCAGTTTTAGTCATAGAAGATGAACTAGCCATCTTGCAAGGCCTCGTTGATCTCTTTGTTTTCCATGGTTACAAGGTTGATTCATGCATGGATGGTGCTCAAGGCCTTGAGCGCGCATTGGCAGGAAACTATGACTGCATTCTACTTGATGTCATGCTGCCTAGCTTAGATGGTTTTAGTGTTTGCAATGAACTACGTAAACACTCACGAGAACAACCTATCATCATGCTGACAGCCAAAAGCTCAGAGCAAGATATCATTAATGGCTTGTCTTTAGGAGCCGATGACTATATCGCCAAGCCATTTTCCGTGCGTGAATTAGTATTGCGAGTGGAATGTATTCTAAGGCGAACCCTTAAAAAAGACCTCGATGAAGAGCTAGACATATCCCCCTTGCTCAAACTCAAACCCAAGACGTTAAGCGGCTGCTTAGAAGGCAAAAATATCAGTTTCACCCGTAGAGAAATGGCCATACTCCTCTATTTAAAAGAGGCATGCGGCCAAGCGGTAAGCCGATCAACACTGCTAAGTGAGGTATGGGGCTATAAAAAATCTGCAGATATAGATACTCGTACTGTCGATATTCACATGGCAAAGCTGCGTAGAAAAATTGAGCCCGACTGTAAACAACCAATACACATTATTACAGTACGTGGTGAAGGCTATCGCCTCTGCAGTAAAGAAAGCAATTAATTCAAGGTACTATGTTCGCAACAAAGACATTAGAAAATCAGATTGGCGCCCAGCATCTTATTAGGCGCTTACGCCTATATATAATTATCTTTTTAATCGCAATTGCGATACCAATGATATTTTTAATTCAGCGGGGCTACAAGCAATTCCAAAAGGAAGAGTTTCATAAATATGTATGGCACGCTCAGCATCTAATCAAACAAGTACGTGATGATATTAATCCAATCTTAGAGCGCGAAGAAAACCGTGCTTACAACGATTATTATTTCTATAACATATCTGATGATCCCAGACACAGGCAAGAATACCTAACCATGTCGCCTTTATCTGGCGTTCCCGATTCTAATAAAACACCAGGTATTATTGGCTACTTTCAAATCGATGATCAGGGAATATTTAGCTGCCCCGCTCTACCCTTTGAAGATAATCAAAGCTTGCTCGACTTCACCCATAAGCTCACCCCCGATTTTGATGAAGAGCAGATTAAACAGAGTCTAAAACTTAGAAAGAAACTTCGCGCCTTGCTTGTTGACAACGGCTTAATAAGCGGCCCTAAACCTTTTGATCTAGGTGCTTTTCCGGAACTGCCATCGGAGCTCGGAGCATCGTCATCACCAGCTTCAGAGCCTAAAGAATATCTTATTCAAATACAGCCACTAACGTTAATTATCGCAAAAAGTGGTGAGCTAATATTCTCTCGCCAAGTTTGGAAAGGTGAAGCACAGTTAAGTCAAGGATTTATTTTAAATCCTCAGGACTTTTTATATGATCCGCTTCAGCGGTACCTAAACAACTCAGGTTTTCAAAGCAAAGCTCTTGTACAAATTTACTACAAGGATCAAATATTAGGGGCCCTTAGTTACACCCCCAAAATAAGTGAGGGGCCAAGCATTGAATTCAACTCTTACAAACAAAACAAACTTCCCATCACTATCTTTTGGGATGAGCTTCACCCTGCACTTAAACCAATAAAGATCCTTATATCCACAGAGGCTATGCCCCTTGGAGCCAGTGCTAGCACCGGTATTTATTTAGTCTTGGTTATTGTATTTTTAATATTGTTAGGCGCCTTCATTATTTATCAGCTTGGTATTCGCCAAATACGCTTAAATGAAGATAGGCTCAACTTTGTTTCTTCGGTGAGCCATGAATTAAAAACGCCTTTAACCTCCATTATCATGTACGCCGACATGCTTCGCTCAAACATGATCAACAGCAACCAGCAGCGTGAGACCTATTACGACTTTATTTTTTTCGAAGGGGAAAGACTCTCACGACTTATATCCAACATTCTGTGTTTATCCAGCCTAAGGAAAAAAGACGCAAGCTTAAGATTAGAATACACTCCCGTACTTTCTGCAGTAGATCTAGTTAAATCTAAAACCAGAACACTTATAGAAAAAAGCCAATTTGAACTCAAATTACTTATTGATAAAGAAGAGCTAGAAAACCTAGAGTTATTGATTGATGTAGATGCATTTGCGCAAATTGCTATCAACCTCATTGATAATGCCATTAAATTTTCCACAGATCACTGCGATAAAAACCAAAGAAAAAGGCTGGTTGAACTAGGCTTTTCAAGCGAGGGAAAAGACAGCCCTCGCTTATGTTTCTGGGTACGCGACTACGGGCCAGGTGTTGCAAGTGAAGACTGTAAACACATCTTTGATCTGTTCTATCGATCAGGCAATGAACTCACCAGAAAAACGCAAGGCACGGGTATCGGCCTCGCATTAGTTGGAGAGCTCGTGCGCGCAATGGGCGCTAAAGTCGATCATAGAAACCGACATCCCGGCGCTGAATTCGAAGTCTGTTTTCAATACAGAAAGCAACCGCGTATATAATTATTATAGGCCTCAGATTAAGCTTATTGACTGATAACTAAGGCCGGAAAGAGTCATGCAGCCCTAGTTATCATATGCTTATTATTTAATTAGAGGTACTAACAATTTCATCCACTTGAAAAATCGCAGTTGTCCCACTCACTTCATTGCCAACCAACAGTAAGGGCTCTGCATTAGGGCTTTCACTTGCAGCAACAAAATGAATACTCTCGGGCCCCAAGTCACCCGCTTCACTGAAATCGCCTTCATCAACGAGGGCTTCAATATCCACATCATGACGACGAGTTGAAACAAACTGAACGAATTTAGCCGCTTCAGGATTACTTATGTCATACACCATAAGCGCACTGACTCGCTCAAGGCCGATAAAGGCATAGGTTTTACCGTTCAACTCAGCAACCTCTATTGCCTCAGGTTCTGGACCTTTATCGTCTGAACGATCATCAGCGCCATTTTCATCATTACTTGCATTAAAGCCATCAAGACCTAGGCGCTGAGCGCTAATACGCTCAAAGTCGCTGCCGCTATTAAACACTAAGGCGCCTGTCTCTCCATTCCAAATAGAGAATGAACGAGTACCGTAGCTATAAAGCGCTTCATAAGTACAACTGTCATCTGGCTGGCCCGTTGTAGAAAATACATTGTTTTCACAACTTACCCCCATATCAGCAACAATCTTAAGACGCCCCAATAGGCTATTGTCAGCTAAGGTTTCTAGGTCTGATGCAAATAGCTCTAAATTATCGAGCTCAACACTTGCCCCCTGCTCAACAATATCGGCAAAGCGAATTTCATCTAAATAATGCAAGCAATCACCATCATCAAAATCAAAACCACCAGCATCGGTACATGCCGTTTCATCTTCTGCATCGGTCATATACTCACGCGCATCACCTTCGTTAGCAGTAACAAGGTAAGTCATGCCATTAAATTCATAACTATCGATTGAATCAGGCATAAATAGCCCACGAACAGGCCAGTTCTGAATATTCACACCACCGTCTTTATTGCTAGCATCAAGTTCATTACCAAGAACTTCATGGGCCACATAACCCAAGCCTCTTATGGTATCGATGCTGTTATCGCTCAGATCCAATAGAGCTAATGCGTTATTTTCTTGCATAGCAACCCAAGCAATTGTGCTATCGGCATTAACGGTGATGTATTCGGGCTCTAAATCCTGAGCGACTGAAGCTGCTTTGGCAGAAATACGAACATCGTTATCGAGCTCAGCAGCGCGGCTAGCACCGATATTAAAATCTGAAAAAGAAAGATGTGTAACCTGGGCCTCACTCAGTGATAAGACATCACCACTCACATCAATGATAGTAATACTGCCTTCAGGATCAACACTGTAATCGCCGTTTGGCTCACCTTCGTTAGCAACTAGAATCTTGTTGCCATCCGGAGTAAAAGTCACCATATCTGGTAATGCACCAGCTTCAACGGCGCTCATAAAGCTGCCATCTGTAGCATATAAAGCAATATACCCGTTGTCTTGTTTGATATTTGCCTCTACCGCTACAGCAACTAAATCACTCGCAACACTGACACTATTGGCAGCGCCCAAGTCACCGGGCTCTAAATCGGAGATAAAACCAGCAATATCGGCCGCGACATCTAAGGAATCAACAAGACCAGGTGCAGCCGGGTTGCTAAGACTAAGAACATCAATCATGCCTGAATTGGCATTTACAACAAAAGCTTGTTGTGTCGCAGCATCGTAACTAACGATTTCAGCGGCAGACTCATCAAATTCGCCCGTCTGATAACGCCCCAGTAGACTTAAATGTATGCTGCTGTTTTCGGCATTTTTTCCATCAACACCATTAGCGCCATCTTGGCCATTCTGGCCATTACTACCCTGTTCACCCGCCAAGCCCTGAAGTCCTGCAGCGCCCTCTACACCATCATCACCGCCGCACGCTGTCAGTACAGCCAAAATAGCCGCGCTCAAAGCGATTTTTTTAAGTTTGAAATTCATACTGCCCCCTAAAGACTGCTTCTTTTTAATGGGCCGCATCTTGGCTAAGAATTGTGACGAATAGATGTCTGATATATTTCTGTTTTGTGAAACCAAAAGAAATACAGCAAGGGGGCACCTCATATAAATAAGGTGCCCATAAAGATAAGTCAGATATAAACGCGTCAATTAAAACGACAACGGCCAAGCTAAACCGCTCGACCTCAATAGTAAAATCCTTATAGCTAAGGCTTGGCTAGATCCGAGCTAAATGTAAATACCTGCATAGTTGCCGTAGTTACAAAACCACCCTCATCAGGGAAGTTCAAAACAACCGTGTTTTCTTTTTTAAGTAGTTCGTTAGGTACTTTTATTTCGAGCATATTAAAAAACTGTGGTCGAAACTCTTGATCATCGCCAGAAAAATCATCTGGTACGACTAAGGCACTGCCATTGATAATAACTTTGGGCTTTTTCGACAAATCATGAGCGCGGCCAAAACTTAAACGAAGAAGTGCTTCGCCATGAAGCCCCTTATTAACATCGGCAATGGTAAATTCAATATCTTGTCCGGCTTTAATCGGCTGCTTATAGCTAGAAGCGTAATATTTACGCTCTGACATAACCTCACTGGCTTTAATAGTACGCTGAAACTTATATTCAAGTATTAAGCTGGCTTCAGCTCCAATAGTGAGTGACTCAGGTATTTTTTTCTCTACAGACTCCGTTAAAGTCGGCTCACCATTCGCAAAATATAAATGCTTAATCTTCACATTTGCAAACCTGTATTTCTCTAGATGCTTAAGATTTAGTTCAATGCTTTGCGAATGCCTTTCAACATTGGCAATAATTACATAGACTTTTTTCCCGTCAATATAACTATCAACTAGGAGATCTGCTTCATCAGAAGATGATGCGGCACGAGTGCCGTTTACATCGGACCAAAGTTCGTAGAACTTAACAATATCAGTAAATACATAATCACTGCCTTTTTCACCCTCTTTTTCATCCTTGTGCCTTAATAAACGCCAAGCATAATCACGACCACCATTGCCGCTCCACTCTGCCTTAGGCAAGCTAAAAGGGATCGCTTTAATGATTAGGTCGGGCTTAGCCATAAACTGCAGCATCATTGGGCTAAAGGACTTCATTGTTTGCCAATCATTAAGCGATGACCACGCCTGCTCTTCGGTTTTATGGTCCCGACCGCCGTACTCAGAAATAATAAAAGGCTTAATTTCACCTAACTTTAATAACTCGTATTGCTCCATCATATCCATGGTGGCTTCAATACGACCACCTTTAAAGTTAGCAACACCGCCATCACGCTTTAAATAACCAAAGTCATACAGATGAATAGAGAAAAAATCCATCTGCTCGCCACTGGTATCTAAAAACAACTTCATACGCTCATTCCAGCGCTCAAAGTTATCAAGGTCAAACCAAGGAAAGGCCGTGGTATAACCACCTATTTGAACCGTATCGTTAACCCTTCTAATGCCTTTAGCGACCTCATTATGAAAAATAAATGTATCAATAGGTTCAGCACCGTGAACATCTACCAGCTCATATAAAGGTTCATTCACAACCTCGAGATAAGGCGGCCGCTTTTGGCCTTTAGAAGACGGCTGTTTTGCATCGCGATAGAACTCATTAACAAAAAGCCCCATGTACTCACCAATAGCATCGTTGCTTGCAAAGCTCCAGCCACCACGACCAGTATGATTACCCAACCAAAGCTGATTTAACTGGCCGCCAATCATCATCTCCAGATGGTCTTCATACTTGTGCAACTTTCTAAGCGCACGCCCATAAAAAGATTCACGGTAACGCCTTCCAAGCATCTCAATACTTCTGGGATCAGCATAGCCTGGACGCTTTGGGTCTTCGGTAATTTGAGTTGCGTGATAAACCATGGTGCCATTATCACGACCAAAATAGACATCAAGCTCGTCAAATAAATAGGATAATTTATCCTCCTCCCCAACCCAGTCGGGCGTGGCAATGGCAGAGTGCATTACAACGTACTTGCTACGATCAAACTGAGAATGCCCCTCTACACTATGCACAACATTTAAATCGACATCGATTTGAGCCACCTTATCCGTGTGCGGCTCTGAACTCTGAGCACTACTATAAGCACACAATAATGCGGCACAAGGCAATACAAGTGCCTTAAGAAGACTTTTCACGTAACAAACTCCGATAAAACAGGAAAAAGAGAGGCAGTATAGCTAGCAACTTACTATTTTAATACTTTATGCTTATCAGATTAGAGCTGTTTAACACCTGTATCTGCCAAGCTTCAAACGCTTTTTATACGGATTAAAGCCACTGCGTAAATTGAGGACTCTGAAAGGTAAATATTTGATAACGCTCTTCTATAGATAAATAGAATAATTCATATTCTCTAGGCTTTTTCTAATCCCCAACTTAAGCCAAAAGATGAGTGCTAGTTGTTATAAGCAGGACTTAAGCTTCCAACGAGGCTATTTTCTCCAAAAGAAGACTTAATGCCTTTCTTTAGTACTAAGCGTACTAAAGCAACATTGTGAACAAGTACTAACAAAAAACCGTTCATTTATCACAAAAGCGTCCGCATTCTTTAAAACGCCCCCTAAAGACAAGGATTTGCAATACACTTGAACTAAAGGTCAACGGTGTGCGTAGAAGATAGCTATGTTATTCAAAAAGAAAACGACAAAGAACCTAAAAGAAAGTGAGGTAACGCCTGAAGCGACTTACCTTAAGCGCCGAGAGCTGCTAAAAAGCTTAGGCTTT containing:
- a CDS encoding choice-of-anchor I family protein — protein: MNFKLKKIALSAAILAVLTACGGDDGVEGAAGLQGLAGEQGSNGQNGQDGANGVDGKNAENSSIHLSLLGRYQTGEFDESAAEIVSYDAATQQAFVVNANSGMIDVLSLSNPAAPGLVDSLDVAADIAGFISDLEPGDLGAANSVSVASDLVAVAVEANIKQDNGYIALYATDGSFMSAVEAGALPDMVTFTPDGNKILVANEGEPNGDYSVDPEGSITIIDVSGDVLSLSEAQVTHLSFSDFNIGASRAAELDNDVRISAKAASVAQDLEPEYITVNADSTIAWVAMQENNALALLDLSDNSIDTIRGLGYVAHEVLGNELDASNKDGGVNIQNWPVRGLFMPDSIDSYEFNGMTYLVTANEGDAREYMTDAEDETACTDAGGFDFDDGDCLHYLDEIRFADIVEQGASVELDNLELFASDLETLADNSLLGRLKIVADMGVSCENNVFSTTGQPDDSCTYEALYSYGTRSFSIWNGETGALVFNSGSDFERISAQRLGLDGFNASNDENGADDRSDDKGPEPEAIEVAELNGKTYAFIGLERVSALMVYDISNPEAAKFVQFVSTRRHDVDIEALVDEGDFSEAGDLGPESIHFVAASESPNAEPLLLVGNEVSGTTAIFQVDEIVSTSN
- a CDS encoding agarase, translating into MKSLLKALVLPCAALLCAYSSAQSSEPHTDKVAQIDVDLNVVHSVEGHSQFDRSKYVVMHSAIATPDWVGEEDKLSYLFDELDVYFGRDNGTMVYHATQITEDPKRPGYADPRSIEMLGRRYRESFYGRALRKLHKYEDHLEMMIGGQLNQLWLGNHTGRGGWSFASNDAIGEYMGLFVNEFYRDAKQPSSKGQKRPPYLEVVNEPLYELVDVHGAEPIDTFIFHNEVAKGIRRVNDTVQIGGYTTAFPWFDLDNFERWNERMKLFLDTSGEQMDFFSIHLYDFGYLKRDGGVANFKGGRIEATMDMMEQYELLKLGEIKPFIISEYGGRDHKTEEQAWSSLNDWQTMKSFSPMMLQFMAKPDLIIKAIPFSLPKAEWSGNGGRDYAWRLLRHKDEKEGEKGSDYVFTDIVKFYELWSDVNGTRAASSSDEADLLVDSYIDGKKVYVIIANVERHSQSIELNLKHLEKYRFANVKIKHLYFANGEPTLTESVEKKIPESLTIGAEASLILEYKFQRTIKASEVMSERKYYASSYKQPIKAGQDIEFTIADVNKGLHGEALLRLSFGRAHDLSKKPKVIINGSALVVPDDFSGDDQEFRPQFFNMLEIKVPNELLKKENTVVLNFPDEGGFVTTATMQVFTFSSDLAKP